A genomic stretch from Photobacterium atrarenae includes:
- a CDS encoding uroporphyrinogen-III synthase, giving the protein MTILITRPAPEGNALAQQLNAAGIHAIAQPLLEIIPGDELSTLQSRLEHLQSGDVLIAVSAHAVDLAHNSLRSQGASWPKNVHYMAVGDKTAARLSACSGQAALSPETRNDSEGLLALPALAQVHGRRILILRGNGGRELIAQTLQQRGAEVDYCETYQRRLLPLDGAALCQAWQAQQVSSIVITSSEQLAYLYRLVPEHDKAWFLQRHLFVPSQRIAEQANALGFSTVSTVGSAANRQLFTTLSKIGTMG; this is encoded by the coding sequence ATGACGATCCTGATCACCCGCCCGGCCCCGGAAGGCAACGCGCTGGCCCAACAGCTCAACGCGGCGGGGATCCATGCCATTGCCCAGCCCCTGCTCGAGATCATCCCGGGAGATGAGCTGTCAACACTCCAATCCCGGCTCGAGCACCTGCAATCTGGCGATGTTCTGATTGCGGTCAGTGCGCATGCAGTAGATCTGGCGCACAATTCCTTGCGCTCGCAAGGTGCCAGCTGGCCAAAAAACGTGCATTATATGGCCGTTGGAGACAAAACGGCTGCCCGGCTTTCGGCATGCAGCGGCCAAGCGGCCCTGTCTCCCGAAACCCGCAACGACAGCGAAGGATTGCTGGCCCTCCCTGCCCTGGCGCAGGTCCATGGCCGCCGCATCCTGATCTTGCGCGGGAACGGCGGCCGCGAGTTGATAGCCCAAACCCTGCAACAGCGTGGGGCCGAGGTGGATTACTGCGAAACTTACCAACGCCGCCTGCTGCCGCTGGATGGCGCAGCACTGTGCCAGGCATGGCAGGCGCAACAGGTTTCGTCCATAGTGATCACCAGTAGCGAGCAACTGGCATATCTATATCGTTTGGTTCCAGAACATGACAAGGCTTGGTTTCTGCAGCGACACCTTTTCGTACCAAGCCAACGCATTGCTGAGCAAGCCAACGCGCTTGGTTTCAGCACTGTTTCCACGGTGGGAAGCGCGGCGAACCGCCAGCTTTTTACAACCCTAAGCAAGATAGGCACGATGGGATAA
- a CDS encoding uroporphyrinogen-III C-methyltransferase has product MTDKKSNNENPAEKKQSAAVNATDKPGQSSAPTQAPDTQTAKDKADQAKTPPPAQPAEAKGGSKMGAIAIALVIALGAGLYYHGHQQTLTQNAKMAALELQLANLKGELKDNISASQQATLNKVESSLQRTDVSLSQQNKSISSLQMALSEMKGRRPNDWLLAEADYLVKMAGRKLWLEHDTASATILLESADHRIAELNDPSLTPIREAMHSDITALKAVARIDRDGLVLRLTSLQEAVPALPLANAVMAEVIPQETATVSDSVDDWKANLMTSLKNFSEHFVTYRTRDGSVIPLLSPKQDFYLQENIKSKLETAIKAVYREQGDLYRKSLLMAKDWAEQFYDMEDPAAQSFVKTLDALAQETVEASYPNKLKSQPLLTQAIGERVRQQVKPLSTEENPA; this is encoded by the coding sequence ATGACTGATAAAAAAAGCAATAATGAAAACCCTGCAGAGAAAAAACAATCAGCAGCGGTAAACGCAACGGACAAGCCAGGTCAATCAAGTGCCCCAACCCAAGCACCTGACACCCAAACTGCCAAGGATAAGGCAGATCAGGCGAAGACTCCTCCCCCGGCCCAGCCCGCCGAAGCCAAAGGCGGCAGCAAAATGGGTGCCATTGCCATTGCCCTGGTGATCGCGCTCGGTGCCGGCCTGTACTACCACGGCCACCAGCAGACTCTGACCCAAAACGCCAAAATGGCCGCACTGGAGCTCCAGCTGGCCAACCTGAAAGGCGAGCTGAAAGACAACATTTCTGCCAGCCAGCAAGCGACCCTGAACAAAGTCGAGAGCAGCCTGCAGCGCACCGACGTATCGCTGTCGCAGCAAAACAAATCGATCTCCAGCCTGCAAATGGCCCTGTCGGAAATGAAAGGCCGCCGTCCGAACGACTGGCTGCTGGCCGAAGCCGACTACCTGGTGAAAATGGCCGGCCGCAAGCTATGGCTGGAGCATGACACCGCCAGCGCAACAATTTTGCTGGAATCGGCCGATCACCGGATTGCCGAGCTGAACGATCCAAGCCTGACCCCGATCCGCGAAGCGATGCACAGCGATATCACGGCGCTGAAAGCCGTGGCCCGGATTGACCGCGACGGCCTGGTCCTGCGCCTGACCAGCCTGCAGGAAGCCGTCCCGGCACTGCCGCTGGCCAATGCCGTGATGGCCGAAGTGATCCCACAGGAGACCGCCACGGTGTCCGACTCTGTGGATGACTGGAAAGCCAACCTGATGACTTCGCTGAAAAACTTCAGCGAGCACTTTGTCACCTACCGCACCCGTGACGGCAGCGTGATCCCACTGCTGTCACCGAAGCAGGACTTCTACCTGCAGGAAAACATCAAATCCAAGCTCGAGACCGCGATCAAGGCTGTCTACCGCGAGCAGGGCGATCTGTACCGCAAATCGCTGCTGATGGCCAAAGACTGGGCTGAGCAGTTCTACGATATGGAAGATCCGGCAGCCCAGAGCTTCGTCAAGACGTTAGACGCCCTGGCCCAGGAAACCGTCGAAGCCAGCTATCCGAACAAGCTGAAATCACAACCTCTGCTGACCCAGGCGATTGGCGAACGCGTGCGCCAGCAAGTGAAACCCCTGAGCACTGAGGAGAATCCGGCATGA
- a CDS encoding heme biosynthesis protein HemY — MIKLLLLVAALIAGIVAGPMLAGNQGYVLISVANQTLEMSLTTLMLLVIVLFGLFFLLETLLKRLLSVSSSTRGWLSGRKRRNARRQTADGLVKVIEGDWKHAEKLVVKAAKHSDAPLLNYLAAAEAAQSQGDSSQRDEYLRLAAEVDNQSLALALTRAKLLCRQEQYEQAVATLQDLRHEHSRNPVVLNLLKACYLKLEDWKPLLALLPHLEKQGLVDTAEADQLRIQAECGLMRHITQQNGSDGLMGHWNSLSRKDKQRPELIACFVKLMSSHSADSEAYTVLRDALKKNNDGDLIELVPALNLADYHPAIVRLQDLLRYDSSNPSTHSALGQLLMREGKWEEAKTHFEKAIELRPNVEDYGHLVEVLEKLNDSQGAADLSRQALTLALPAKN; from the coding sequence ATGATCAAACTGTTACTCCTGGTCGCGGCCCTGATCGCCGGGATTGTCGCCGGACCGATGCTGGCCGGCAACCAAGGCTATGTGCTGATTTCCGTCGCCAACCAGACGCTGGAAATGAGCCTGACCACCCTGATGCTGCTGGTGATTGTGCTGTTCGGGCTGTTCTTCCTGCTGGAAACCCTGCTCAAACGCCTGCTTTCTGTCAGCAGCTCTACCCGCGGCTGGCTGTCCGGCCGCAAACGCCGCAATGCCCGCCGCCAGACGGCAGACGGCCTGGTGAAAGTGATCGAAGGGGACTGGAAGCACGCCGAAAAACTGGTGGTCAAGGCAGCCAAGCACAGCGATGCGCCATTGCTCAATTACCTGGCTGCTGCTGAAGCGGCACAAAGCCAGGGCGATAGCAGCCAGCGCGACGAGTACCTGCGTCTGGCAGCGGAAGTCGACAACCAGAGCCTGGCCCTGGCCCTGACCCGTGCCAAACTGCTGTGCCGTCAGGAGCAATACGAGCAGGCGGTAGCCACCTTGCAGGATCTTCGCCATGAACACAGCCGTAACCCGGTGGTACTGAACCTGCTGAAAGCCTGTTACCTCAAGCTGGAAGACTGGAAACCGTTGCTGGCCCTGCTGCCGCATCTGGAAAAACAGGGGTTGGTTGATACGGCAGAAGCCGACCAGTTGCGGATCCAAGCCGAGTGCGGCCTGATGCGCCATATCACCCAGCAAAACGGCAGCGACGGCCTGATGGGTCACTGGAACAGCCTGAGCCGCAAGGACAAGCAGCGTCCGGAGCTGATCGCCTGTTTCGTCAAACTGATGAGCAGCCACAGCGCCGACAGCGAAGCCTATACCGTGTTGCGTGATGCGCTGAAGAAAAACAACGATGGAGATCTGATTGAGCTGGTCCCGGCCCTGAACCTGGCCGATTACCACCCGGCAATTGTCCGCCTGCAGGATCTGCTACGCTATGACAGCAGCAACCCGAGCACCCACAGTGCGCTGGGCCAGTTGCTGATGCGTGAAGGCAAATGGGAAGAAGCCAAAACCCACTTCGAGAAAGCCATTGAGCTGCGCCCGAACGTGGAAGATTACGGCCACCTGGTCGAGGTACTGGAAAAGCTCAACGACAGCCAGGGCGCCGCGGACTTATCCCGTCAGGCATTGACACTCGCTCTACCTGCCAAAAATTAA
- a CDS encoding class I SAM-dependent methyltransferase: protein MQLALICETPDRQPALDALAQRWGLRHDPDSNFALVLTAERLELHKRDEPKLGAVFVDLAGGAAAHRRKFGGGRGQAIAKAVGLKGGVTPTVVDGTAGLGRDAFVLASLGCRVHMVERNPVVAALLEDGLHRAQQDPEIGSWVCERLSLSHASSQDALAMLAQDPDFAAPDVVYLDPMYPHKKKSALVKKEMRVFQTLVGADDDADALLAPALALAAKRVVVKRPDYAEYLAGQAPSTVIETKKNRFDVYVIAAMK from the coding sequence GTGCAACTAGCTTTGATTTGTGAAACCCCTGATCGCCAGCCGGCGCTGGATGCCCTCGCCCAACGCTGGGGGCTGCGCCATGATCCGGACAGCAACTTTGCGCTGGTGCTCACGGCAGAGCGGCTCGAGCTGCACAAGCGTGATGAGCCGAAGCTCGGGGCGGTGTTTGTTGATCTTGCCGGGGGCGCAGCGGCACACCGGCGCAAGTTTGGTGGCGGCCGGGGCCAGGCGATTGCCAAGGCGGTCGGCCTGAAAGGCGGGGTGACCCCGACAGTGGTCGATGGGACCGCCGGGCTCGGGCGGGATGCCTTTGTTCTGGCTTCGCTGGGCTGCCGGGTGCATATGGTTGAGCGCAACCCGGTGGTGGCGGCATTGCTGGAAGACGGGTTGCACCGGGCGCAGCAGGATCCGGAAATCGGGTCCTGGGTTTGTGAGCGGTTGAGCCTGTCGCATGCCTCCAGCCAGGATGCCCTGGCCATGCTGGCGCAGGATCCGGACTTTGCCGCGCCGGATGTGGTGTATCTCGATCCTATGTATCCGCATAAGAAAAAATCGGCGTTGGTGAAAAAAGAAATGCGGGTGTTTCAGACCCTGGTCGGGGCGGATGATGACGCGGATGCCTTGCTGGCCCCGGCGCTGGCGCTGGCGGCCAAGCGGGTGGTGGTGAAACGGCCGGACTATGCCGAATACCTGGCGGGTCAGGCGCCGTCGACGGTGATTGAGACCAAGAAAAATCGCTTTGATGTCTATGTGATCGCGGCCATGAAATAA
- a CDS encoding EAL domain-containing protein, whose product MRFLALLIILLATPVLAQAQDTLVIHSYHRGMAWTDALQDGIESVTRPQGLSLQVSYMDSKRYQSESYLQELLDIYRTKLRQETYQAIVVADDHALWLVNELAEEVGDTPVIMVGINDYSPGRHARLSKVAGVLDMTDPSDNIALALSVQPDLQHIYVLADNTYTGNAMWQGIADYIEAHPSTLTIHRLNQGSFNDIFAQAALLPEHSVLLYLSYYRDSEGRYQDSVSFIQTLVEVSAAPVYSPQRQLLDHGAVGGMVSGGVQKGQQVGALVLDVVQGKAIEFPLFVSNTGQAAFNHQALRKWGLIEPEGVTVLNKPLSWYERYNKELRIMTVVLVVMAAIIVFLGLFIRRLRKGESKLQQSRALFEGVFDQSFQFIGILDNGGKLLSGNQALQRLVGRAAMKYDRAIWRWHCWDQETAARLSQGFQAAWADQRIRMEVEIQSQEDGRRVLDLAMKRMPASVGDQEQLLFEARDVTSRHQMEEKLREREVSYRLLYEQQPVILLAIDNQARIQSVNQFAAELLGYDKRQLLGHKVTDFYYDTVPLPQQYIAGACDSEQQQVWRRQLRYRCADGRTVWIRETIRPTQSKLQLLLVGEDISSTRALEAELEYRANHDHLTDLYNRNFFEQRLEMVLQQARDHGTRHAMFYIDLDQFRVINDTAGHAAGDEALKQVALLLQDILPEQSVLSRLGGDEFAIILFHCDESEALALGEQILQLLDKAEFYWQNTRFSFSCSIGLRLIDDTAGSTQQVHAQADTACYAAKDEGRNRLHLYRPDDEELKRRELEMECVTQIRKALAEDRLELHAQQIVPLGGDQDAHHYEILVRLRDSNGEMVSPGLFMPAAERYHLAHLIDRYVVNATLDWLVAHPEAVAPLARCAINLSGQSMGNREFVDFLLEKIRTSGLPTGKICLEITETAAIGNLSEAINLFTQLKALGCLISLDDFGSGLSSFGYLKRMPVDIIKIDGMFVRDILEDEMDFAMVQAINGLAKKMGKQTVAEFVENEAILGRLETLGVDYAQGYLFGKPQPLASLVSQLHQRSATVL is encoded by the coding sequence ATGCGTTTTCTTGCCCTCTTGATCATACTGCTGGCGACCCCGGTGCTGGCCCAGGCACAAGATACGCTGGTGATTCACTCCTACCATCGCGGGATGGCCTGGACCGATGCCCTGCAAGACGGGATCGAGTCCGTGACCCGGCCGCAGGGCCTGTCGTTGCAGGTGAGTTACATGGACAGTAAGCGCTACCAGTCGGAAAGCTACCTCCAGGAGCTGCTGGATATCTACCGCACCAAGCTGCGCCAAGAGACCTACCAGGCCATTGTGGTTGCTGATGATCATGCGCTGTGGCTGGTCAATGAGCTGGCGGAAGAGGTGGGCGACACCCCGGTCATCATGGTCGGGATCAATGATTATTCGCCGGGACGCCATGCCCGGCTGAGCAAGGTGGCCGGGGTGCTGGATATGACCGATCCGTCGGATAATATTGCCCTAGCATTGTCGGTCCAGCCGGACCTGCAGCATATTTATGTGTTGGCAGACAACACTTATACCGGCAATGCGATGTGGCAGGGCATTGCCGATTATATCGAAGCCCACCCATCGACACTGACCATCCATCGCCTGAATCAGGGCTCCTTCAATGATATTTTCGCCCAGGCGGCCCTGCTGCCCGAGCATTCGGTGTTGCTTTACTTGAGTTACTATCGCGATAGTGAAGGTCGTTACCAGGATAGTGTGTCCTTTATTCAGACCCTGGTTGAGGTGTCGGCTGCCCCTGTCTATTCGCCGCAACGGCAGTTGCTGGACCATGGCGCGGTTGGCGGAATGGTCAGCGGCGGGGTGCAGAAGGGGCAGCAGGTCGGGGCGTTGGTCCTGGATGTGGTGCAGGGGAAGGCCATCGAGTTCCCGTTATTTGTCTCAAATACCGGCCAGGCAGCGTTTAATCACCAGGCCTTGAGGAAATGGGGACTGATAGAACCGGAAGGGGTGACGGTATTGAATAAACCCCTGAGCTGGTATGAGCGTTACAACAAAGAGCTGCGGATCATGACCGTGGTGTTGGTGGTGATGGCGGCGATTATCGTGTTTCTCGGTCTGTTTATCCGCCGGCTGCGTAAGGGGGAGTCCAAGCTGCAGCAGAGTCGCGCCCTGTTCGAGGGGGTGTTTGATCAGAGCTTCCAGTTTATCGGGATTCTGGATAATGGCGGTAAGCTGCTGTCCGGGAATCAGGCGCTGCAGCGCTTGGTGGGGCGTGCGGCGATGAAATATGACCGTGCGATCTGGCGTTGGCACTGCTGGGACCAGGAGACCGCTGCCCGGCTGAGCCAGGGTTTTCAGGCCGCCTGGGCTGATCAGCGGATCCGGATGGAAGTGGAAATCCAGAGCCAGGAGGATGGTCGCCGGGTGTTGGATCTGGCGATGAAGCGGATGCCGGCTTCCGTCGGTGATCAGGAGCAGTTGTTGTTTGAAGCCCGGGATGTCACCTCCCGGCATCAGATGGAAGAGAAGCTGCGAGAGCGGGAGGTCAGTTACCGGTTGCTCTATGAGCAACAGCCGGTGATTTTGCTGGCGATTGATAACCAGGCTCGGATCCAGTCGGTCAATCAGTTTGCGGCGGAGTTGCTCGGATACGACAAGCGCCAGTTGCTCGGCCACAAGGTGACCGACTTTTATTATGATACGGTGCCCCTGCCACAGCAGTATATTGCCGGTGCTTGTGACAGTGAGCAGCAGCAGGTCTGGCGCCGTCAGCTGCGTTATCGCTGTGCTGATGGCAGAACGGTATGGATCCGCGAGACCATTCGCCCGACCCAGTCCAAGTTGCAGCTGCTGCTGGTCGGGGAAGATATCTCTTCGACCCGGGCGCTTGAAGCCGAGTTGGAATACCGCGCCAATCACGATCACCTCACCGATCTCTATAACCGGAACTTCTTCGAGCAGCGGCTGGAAATGGTGTTGCAGCAAGCGCGGGATCACGGTACCCGCCATGCCATGTTCTATATCGACCTTGACCAGTTCCGGGTGATCAACGATACCGCCGGTCATGCTGCCGGGGATGAAGCGCTGAAGCAGGTGGCCTTGTTGCTGCAAGATATCTTGCCGGAGCAATCGGTGCTGTCACGCCTGGGCGGGGATGAATTTGCGATTATCCTGTTTCATTGTGACGAGTCTGAAGCACTGGCGTTGGGTGAGCAGATCCTACAGTTGCTAGATAAAGCGGAGTTTTACTGGCAAAACACCCGCTTTAGCTTCAGCTGCTCGATTGGCCTGCGCCTGATTGATGACACCGCCGGCTCGACCCAGCAGGTCCATGCCCAGGCGGATACGGCCTGCTATGCTGCCAAGGATGAAGGGCGCAACCGGCTGCACCTTTACCGGCCGGATGATGAGGAGCTCAAGCGCCGTGAGCTGGAGATGGAGTGCGTGACCCAGATCCGCAAGGCGCTGGCTGAGGATCGGCTGGAGCTGCATGCGCAGCAGATTGTGCCGCTGGGCGGGGATCAGGATGCCCACCATTATGAAATTCTGGTGCGGCTGCGAGACAGCAACGGTGAGATGGTTTCGCCCGGGCTGTTTATGCCGGCCGCCGAGCGTTATCACCTCGCTCACCTGATTGATCGTTACGTGGTCAATGCCACGCTGGACTGGCTGGTAGCCCATCCGGAGGCGGTTGCGCCATTGGCACGCTGCGCGATTAACCTGTCGGGGCAGTCGATGGGCAACCGAGAGTTTGTTGATTTCCTGCTCGAGAAAATCCGCACTTCCGGTCTGCCGACCGGCAAGATTTGCCTGGAGATCACCGAGACGGCGGCGATCGGGAATCTCAGTGAGGCGATCAACCTGTTTACCCAGCTCAAAGCGTTGGGATGCCTGATATCGCTCGATGACTTCGGCTCCGGGTTGTCCTCGTTTGGCTATCTTAAGCGCATGCCGGTCGATATCATCAAGATCGACGGCATGTTCGTGCGTGACATCCTCGAAGATGAAATGGACTTTGCTATGGTGCAGGCGATTAATGGCCTGGCCAAGAAAATGGGTAAGCAGACCGTGGCGGAGTTTGTTGAAAACGAGGCGATTCTGGGTCGGCTTGAAACCCTGGGGGTTGATTATGCCCAGGGGTATTTGTTTGGCAAGCCGCAGCCGCTGGCGTCGCTGGTCAGCCAGTTGCACCAACGCTCGGCGACAGTGCTATAA
- the asnC gene encoding transcriptional regulator AsnC, whose translation MTQPPRIDDLDRDILDALMHDARIPYAEMAKRFQVSPATVHVRVEKMRAANIITGTEVVINPKLLGYDVCCFIGINLNAARDYHSALAKLNELDEVVEAYYTTGAYNIFVKLMCKSIEELQYVLIDKLQAIDEVQSTETLISLQNPINRNVKP comes from the coding sequence ATGACGCAGCCGCCACGAATTGATGACTTAGACCGCGATATTCTCGATGCGCTGATGCACGACGCCCGGATCCCCTATGCCGAGATGGCAAAACGTTTTCAGGTCAGCCCGGCGACCGTCCACGTCCGGGTCGAAAAAATGCGGGCCGCCAATATCATTACCGGCACTGAGGTTGTCATTAACCCCAAGCTGCTCGGCTACGACGTGTGCTGTTTTATCGGCATCAACCTCAATGCCGCCCGGGACTACCACTCAGCCCTGGCCAAGCTCAACGAACTCGATGAAGTGGTCGAGGCCTACTACACCACCGGTGCATATAATATTTTCGTTAAACTGATGTGTAAGTCGATTGAGGAGTTGCAATATGTGCTGATCGACAAGCTCCAGGCGATTGACGAAGTGCAGTCGACCGAAACCCTGATCTCCTTGCAAAACCCAATCAACCGCAACGTCAAGCCTTAG
- the hemB gene encoding porphobilinogen synthase, with the protein MSVSIQGAFPARRMRRIRKHEFTRRLIAENQISVDDLIYPMFILMGKNRREAVESMPGVERLSIDLMLLEAEYLAKLGVPAIALFPVVSQDFKSVCAAEAHNPEGLVQRAVRLLKEHVPQMGVITDVALDPFTTHGQDGIIDDDGYVMNDVTTEVLIKQALSHAEAGADVVAPSDMMDGRIGAIRAALEEAGHIHTQIMAYSAKYASHYYGPFRDAVGSAANLKGGDKKTYQMDPANTDEALHEVAMDVNEGADMVMVKPGMPYLDVVRRVKSELQVPTFAYQVSGEYAMHMAAIQNGWLKERETVMESLLCFKRAGADGILTYFAKPVAEWLAEEGAARKAALDENADNAE; encoded by the coding sequence GTGTCAGTATCAATTCAGGGCGCGTTTCCGGCACGCCGTATGCGTCGTATCCGTAAGCATGAATTCACTCGCCGTCTGATTGCTGAAAACCAGATCTCAGTTGATGATCTGATTTATCCGATGTTTATCCTGATGGGCAAAAACCGCCGTGAAGCGGTGGAGTCCATGCCGGGCGTCGAGCGTTTGTCTATCGACCTGATGTTGCTGGAAGCCGAGTATCTGGCCAAGCTGGGGGTCCCGGCGATTGCCCTGTTCCCGGTGGTTTCCCAGGACTTCAAGAGCGTGTGTGCCGCTGAAGCTCATAACCCGGAAGGCTTGGTGCAGCGCGCGGTGCGCCTGCTCAAAGAGCATGTGCCGCAAATGGGCGTGATCACCGATGTCGCGCTGGACCCTTTCACCACCCACGGCCAGGACGGCATCATCGATGATGACGGCTATGTGATGAACGACGTCACCACGGAAGTGCTGATCAAGCAGGCGCTCTCCCATGCCGAAGCCGGGGCGGATGTTGTGGCACCGTCAGACATGATGGACGGCCGTATTGGCGCGATCCGGGCCGCGCTGGAAGAAGCCGGCCACATTCACACCCAGATCATGGCCTATTCTGCCAAGTACGCGTCCCATTACTACGGTCCGTTCCGCGATGCCGTCGGCTCAGCGGCCAATCTCAAGGGCGGTGACAAGAAGACCTATCAAATGGACCCGGCCAACACGGACGAAGCCCTGCATGAAGTGGCGATGGATGTGAACGAAGGGGCCGATATGGTGATGGTTAAGCCGGGGATGCCTTACCTGGATGTGGTTCGCCGGGTGAAGAGTGAGCTTCAGGTGCCGACCTTTGCCTACCAGGTCTCGGGTGAGTACGCGATGCACATGGCGGCAATCCAGAACGGCTGGCTCAAAGAGCGTGAAACCGTGATGGAATCCCTGCTGTGCTTTAAGCGCGCCGGGGCGGATGGCATTCTGACCTATTTTGCCAAACCGGTCGCCGAGTGGCTGGCCGAAGAGGGGGCCGCGCGCAAAGCGGCGCTCGATGAGAATGCCGACAACGCCGAGTAA
- the tatD gene encoding 3'-5' ssDNA/RNA exonuclease TatD, which produces MIDIGVNLTNSRFDKDRDDVVARARAAGVEGLILTGTSVAESQQALTMARQWPGYCYSTAGVHPHDAKTVTDLALPDIRALAGEPEVVAVGECGLDFNRDFSPRPQQEAVFEAQLALAAELNKPVFMHCRDAHSRFLAILKPWRDQLPAAVLHCFTGTEAELRDCLDLDLHIGITGWVCDERRGTELRALVGLIPDERLMIETDCPYLLPRDYRPKPKSSRNEPKFLPHIAGVIAQCRGQDAVAVMKHSCATTKAFFAI; this is translated from the coding sequence ATGATTGATATCGGGGTAAACCTGACCAACAGCCGGTTTGATAAAGATCGCGACGACGTGGTGGCTCGTGCCCGGGCGGCCGGCGTCGAGGGGCTGATCCTGACCGGGACCAGCGTGGCGGAGAGCCAGCAGGCGCTGACGATGGCCCGGCAATGGCCGGGATATTGTTACAGTACCGCCGGGGTGCATCCGCATGATGCCAAGACCGTGACCGACCTGGCACTGCCGGATATCCGGGCGCTGGCGGGCGAGCCGGAGGTGGTCGCCGTGGGGGAGTGCGGATTGGATTTTAACCGTGATTTCTCGCCGCGGCCGCAACAGGAAGCGGTATTTGAAGCCCAGCTGGCGCTTGCGGCTGAGCTGAACAAGCCGGTATTCATGCATTGCCGCGATGCCCATTCGCGGTTTTTAGCGATCCTCAAGCCCTGGCGTGACCAACTGCCAGCTGCGGTACTGCATTGTTTTACCGGCACCGAGGCTGAACTCAGAGACTGCCTGGATTTGGATCTGCACATTGGGATCACCGGATGGGTGTGTGATGAACGCCGCGGAACCGAACTGCGGGCACTGGTCGGGCTGATCCCCGATGAGCGGCTGATGATTGAAACCGACTGCCCGTACTTGTTGCCGCGGGACTACCGGCCGAAGCCGAAATCCAGCCGCAATGAACCAAAGTTCCTGCCCCATATCGCCGGGGTGATCGCTCAGTGTCGTGGTCAGGATGCGGTAGCTGTGATGAAACATTCTTGTGCGACAACCAAGGCATTTTTTGCCATTTGA
- the tatC gene encoding Sec-independent protein translocase subunit TatC: MSTVEETQPLFSHLVELRNRLLRSILSVLLVFLGLVWFANDIYAFLSAPLVERLPEGTSMIATDVASPFFTPIKLTLVASVFVAVPMILYQVWAFIAPGLYKHERRLIMPLLFSSSLLFYAGVAFAYFVVFPLVFGFFTSIAPEGVQVATDIASYLDFVLALFLAFGIAFEIPVAIILLCWTGATDPQSLRQKRPYIIVAAFVVGMMLTPPDIISQTLLAIPMCLLFEVGLFCSRFYVRAEAEEDETETAERDGD, translated from the coding sequence ATGTCTACCGTCGAAGAAACGCAACCGTTATTCAGCCATTTGGTCGAGCTGCGTAATCGGCTGCTGCGCTCTATTCTGAGTGTCCTCCTGGTTTTTCTGGGGTTGGTGTGGTTTGCCAATGATATTTATGCTTTCCTGTCGGCACCGCTGGTGGAGCGATTGCCGGAAGGAACCAGCATGATTGCCACTGATGTGGCCTCACCCTTTTTTACCCCCATCAAGTTGACGCTGGTTGCCTCGGTCTTTGTTGCGGTACCGATGATCCTCTATCAGGTGTGGGCCTTTATCGCGCCGGGGCTGTACAAGCATGAGCGTCGGTTGATCATGCCGTTGCTGTTCTCCAGCTCACTGCTGTTCTATGCCGGGGTGGCGTTTGCCTATTTCGTCGTCTTCCCGTTGGTTTTCGGCTTTTTTACCAGTATTGCGCCAGAAGGGGTGCAGGTGGCGACTGACATTGCCAGTTACCTGGATTTTGTCCTAGCCCTGTTCCTGGCTTTCGGGATTGCTTTTGAGATCCCGGTCGCCATTATTCTGCTGTGCTGGACCGGTGCGACGGATCCGCAGAGTCTGCGCCAGAAGCGGCCGTATATCATTGTGGCGGCTTTTGTGGTTGGGATGATGCTGACCCCGCCGGATATCATTTCTCAGACTCTGCTGGCGATCCCGATGTGCCTGCTGTTTGAGGTCGGTCTGTTCTGCTCGCGCTTTTATGTCCGGGCCGAAGCAGAGGAAGATGAGACCGAGACCGCTGAGCGTGATGGTGACTAA
- the tatB gene encoding Sec-independent protein translocase protein TatB has protein sequence MFDIGFWELILISVVGLVVLGPERLPVAIRTVSRWVGAARNMANSVKDELSQEMKIQELQENLKKAEQMGMKDLSPELRESVNELKQAAADVQRPYADKADNKERTSAPTSQKQE, from the coding sequence GTGTTTGATATCGGGTTCTGGGAGTTAATACTGATCTCCGTGGTGGGATTGGTCGTACTGGGGCCGGAACGTCTGCCCGTCGCGATCCGCACGGTATCGCGCTGGGTTGGCGCTGCTCGGAACATGGCTAACTCGGTGAAGGATGAACTGTCTCAGGAGATGAAAATCCAGGAGCTGCAGGAGAACCTGAAAAAAGCCGAGCAAATGGGTATGAAAGATCTGTCGCCGGAGTTGCGGGAATCGGTTAACGAACTCAAGCAGGCCGCTGCCGATGTACAGCGTCCGTATGCCGATAAAGCTGACAACAAAGAGCGTACCTCAGCACCAACTTCTCAAAAGCAGGAATAA